The following coding sequences lie in one Myxococcus xanthus genomic window:
- a CDS encoding GIY-YIG nuclease family protein, protein MRHAVPDESPSWTVYILRCRDGTLYTGATNNLERRLATHGRGRGAAYTRARLPVTLVWSEAAGDRGAALRREAAIKRLSRAEKLRMLGRP, encoded by the coding sequence GTGCGGCACGCCGTGCCGGACGAATCGCCCTCGTGGACTGTCTACATCCTGCGCTGCCGTGACGGCACGCTGTACACCGGCGCCACCAACAACCTGGAGCGCCGGCTGGCCACCCATGGCCGGGGGCGCGGGGCGGCGTACACGCGGGCGCGGCTGCCCGTCACCCTGGTGTGGAGCGAGGCCGCGGGGGACCGCGGCGCGGCGCTCCGGCGGGAGGCCGCCATCAAGCGGCTGTCTCGAGCGGAGAAGCTGCGCATGTTGGGGCGCCCCTGA
- a CDS encoding peptidylprolyl isomerase, with product MKKLVAAIAAVALLGSGGVAHAELVDKVAAVVNRDIIALSEVQQRAAPEMARVNDPDPRKRGEQRLQLMKTALDTLIGEKLMESEIAQLGITATEAEVDELVADVRQQNNITDPAQFEQLLLGEGLTMATYRDMMRKRILRDRLLRMKVGPQVKITEEDLKAAYTQYTRMESGDSEVHARHILVQVDAKATAEQVEAAKKRAEAIATEARRPGMDFASLARARSEGPSAADGGDLGWFKRGVMVAAFEKAAFGLPEGGVSEPVRTNFGWHVLKVEERRSVAAESYEEMRSKLEGKLLQEKTEKFLDQYVQELRQKANVDVKL from the coding sequence ATGAAGAAGCTGGTGGCGGCAATCGCGGCGGTGGCGCTCCTGGGCAGCGGCGGCGTGGCGCACGCGGAGCTGGTGGACAAGGTGGCCGCGGTGGTGAACCGCGACATCATCGCGCTGTCCGAGGTGCAGCAGCGCGCGGCGCCGGAGATGGCCCGCGTCAACGACCCGGATCCGCGCAAGCGCGGCGAGCAGCGGCTGCAGCTGATGAAGACGGCCCTGGACACCCTCATCGGCGAGAAGCTGATGGAGTCCGAAATCGCGCAGCTGGGCATCACCGCCACCGAGGCGGAGGTGGATGAGCTGGTGGCGGACGTGCGCCAGCAGAACAACATCACCGACCCCGCGCAGTTCGAGCAGCTCCTGCTGGGTGAAGGCCTCACCATGGCCACCTACCGGGACATGATGCGCAAGCGCATCCTGCGTGACCGCCTGCTGCGCATGAAGGTGGGTCCCCAGGTGAAAATCACCGAGGAGGACCTCAAGGCCGCGTACACGCAGTACACGCGCATGGAGAGCGGTGACTCGGAGGTCCACGCGCGCCACATCCTGGTGCAGGTGGACGCCAAGGCCACGGCGGAGCAGGTGGAAGCCGCCAAGAAGCGGGCGGAGGCCATCGCCACGGAAGCGCGTCGGCCGGGCATGGACTTCGCCTCGTTGGCCCGCGCCCGCAGCGAAGGCCCCAGCGCCGCGGACGGCGGTGACCTGGGCTGGTTCAAGCGTGGCGTCATGGTCGCGGCCTTCGAGAAGGCCGCGTTCGGCCTCCCTGAGGGCGGCGTCAGTGAGCCGGTGCGCACCAACTTCGGCTGGCACGTGCTGAAGGTGGAGGAGCGCCGCTCAGTGGCCGCAGAGTCCTACGAGGAGATGCGCTCCAAGCTGGAGGGCAAGCTGCTCCAGGAGAAGACGGAGAAGTTCCTCGACCAGTACGTGCAGGAGCTGCGGCAGAAGGCCAACGTCGACGTGAAGCTGTAG
- a CDS encoding AgmX/PglI C-terminal domain-containing protein, giving the protein MDELLSGAEGQFRTQGKGTPGALEPRGTVSVSEALEGDLDAYLDRELLEACEDDAVVEDTAPVTDVSASMRALLALAEEETEWLEHLPPSISHALDVLPEPTVEIPEWMRTSPGAKTVTSLGALLPPRAENVLARAPDAPMWGDAPTHAHLESARWRGASATETGHVLGLRPGALMGAAAVGALTASLLLVAGLSVRGDFTRTQASVDDAIRRTAHGAVLGASGDAQAGLSSAGAGAAMSAAAPSGDAIGASTSTETAVSGSSPDAALAASSHVSSAASSVAVSSTQPGLGSALRLQDAAKGLRASVHSSEPARTPGTPVAESLAVVSPAPIKRIALAKTDAASALPPAPVELDFGDTGAEGTASQDAIATSPGDVAAEAVEEDTSEKGPYADLDEAFARELGFTEDADAEVAKAEAPARTVYVPPAVDVKEHLTPEDVKQVVLTNQPAITACLRSHAQGSPMEAGGRFVVQWSVLPSGETLNVSMDTAALRATPLSRCIEDVVRRWKFPVHQVRMQEPIRFPFIF; this is encoded by the coding sequence GTGGACGAGCTTCTTTCCGGAGCTGAAGGGCAGTTCCGTACTCAGGGCAAAGGCACTCCAGGTGCGTTGGAGCCGCGCGGCACGGTGAGCGTGAGCGAGGCGCTCGAGGGAGACCTCGATGCGTATCTCGACCGTGAGCTTCTCGAGGCGTGTGAAGACGACGCGGTCGTGGAAGACACTGCACCCGTGACGGATGTTTCCGCGAGCATGCGCGCGCTGCTCGCACTCGCGGAGGAGGAGACGGAGTGGCTGGAGCACCTGCCGCCGTCCATCTCGCACGCGCTGGACGTGTTGCCTGAGCCCACGGTGGAGATTCCCGAGTGGATGCGCACTTCGCCTGGTGCGAAGACTGTGACGTCCCTGGGCGCCTTGTTGCCGCCGCGTGCGGAGAATGTGCTGGCGCGTGCGCCGGATGCGCCCATGTGGGGTGATGCGCCGACGCATGCGCACCTGGAATCCGCGCGGTGGCGCGGTGCGAGCGCGACCGAGACAGGCCATGTCCTGGGACTTCGCCCCGGGGCGTTGATGGGCGCGGCGGCCGTGGGCGCGCTGACGGCGAGCCTGCTGCTGGTCGCGGGACTCTCCGTGCGCGGAGATTTCACGAGGACGCAGGCGAGCGTCGATGATGCCATCCGGCGCACGGCGCACGGCGCTGTCCTTGGCGCGAGCGGTGACGCCCAGGCGGGCCTGTCCTCGGCTGGCGCTGGCGCCGCGATGAGCGCCGCCGCCCCGTCAGGGGACGCCATTGGAGCGAGCACGTCCACGGAGACCGCCGTGAGCGGTTCATCGCCGGACGCGGCGCTCGCTGCCTCATCGCACGTCTCCAGTGCTGCGTCGTCCGTGGCTGTCTCCAGTACGCAGCCGGGCCTTGGCTCGGCGCTTCGTCTTCAGGACGCGGCGAAGGGACTGCGCGCCTCCGTGCATTCCTCGGAGCCGGCGCGAACCCCGGGCACGCCCGTGGCGGAGTCGCTCGCGGTGGTGAGCCCCGCGCCCATCAAGCGCATTGCCCTCGCGAAGACGGACGCGGCGTCGGCCCTACCGCCTGCTCCCGTCGAACTCGACTTTGGAGACACGGGTGCGGAAGGCACCGCGTCCCAGGACGCCATCGCGACTTCACCGGGTGATGTCGCCGCGGAGGCCGTGGAGGAGGACACGTCGGAGAAGGGGCCGTACGCGGACCTCGATGAGGCCTTCGCGCGCGAGCTGGGCTTCACGGAAGACGCGGACGCGGAGGTCGCGAAGGCGGAGGCGCCCGCGCGCACCGTCTACGTGCCGCCCGCGGTGGACGTGAAGGAGCACCTCACGCCGGAGGACGTGAAGCAGGTGGTGCTGACGAACCAGCCCGCCATCACCGCGTGCCTGCGCTCACACGCGCAGGGCTCGCCGATGGAGGCCGGTGGCCGCTTCGTGGTGCAGTGGTCGGTGCTCCCCAGCGGTGAGACGCTCAACGTGTCCATGGACACCGCCGCGCTGCGCGCCACGCCGCTGTCGCGCTGCATCGAGGACGTGGTGCGCCGTTGGAAGTTCCCGGTGCACCAGGTGCGGATGCAGGAGCCCATCCGCTTCCCCTTCATCTTCTGA
- a CDS encoding peptidylprolyl isomerase — MRFSPTRAFLVPLAIALAAGVGMPACTKPVMETPEALVVASVNGEVLSRADFEQELWRELALTDVSQRTLEDVEPFKRALLDTYIHRMLLLQEARKHNVTVTPEEVDRGVLRLSGDYPAGNFNEVLAQGQLSMAELRSREASRLTIEKLFASHVYSRVAVTEEELRAWYGAHEKDFHEPEQVHAAQIVVKGLDEARRLQTQLKSGKKFADLARRYSLSADAKVGGDLGFFPRGQMPPAFDEVVFKLGVGQVSDVVSTEYGFHLFRVLERKPARKREFAEVRALVEGKLLEQKRSQAQETFEQELRQKAQVQVNEATLQAIRGRPAPQQATAE, encoded by the coding sequence ATGCGCTTTTCTCCCACCCGCGCCTTCCTGGTCCCACTCGCCATCGCCCTGGCCGCGGGGGTGGGCATGCCCGCCTGCACCAAGCCCGTGATGGAGACGCCGGAGGCCCTGGTGGTCGCCAGCGTCAACGGCGAGGTGCTCAGCCGGGCGGACTTCGAACAGGAGCTGTGGCGCGAGCTGGCGCTGACGGACGTGTCCCAGCGCACCTTGGAGGACGTGGAGCCCTTCAAGCGCGCGCTCCTCGACACGTACATCCACCGGATGCTGCTGCTGCAGGAGGCGCGCAAGCACAACGTCACCGTCACCCCGGAGGAGGTGGACCGGGGGGTGCTGCGGCTGTCCGGGGACTATCCGGCGGGCAACTTCAACGAGGTCCTGGCCCAGGGGCAGCTCTCCATGGCGGAGCTGCGCTCGCGGGAAGCAAGCCGGCTGACCATCGAAAAGCTGTTCGCCAGCCATGTCTATTCGCGCGTGGCGGTGACTGAAGAAGAACTGCGGGCCTGGTACGGCGCGCATGAGAAGGACTTCCACGAGCCCGAGCAGGTGCACGCCGCGCAAATCGTGGTGAAGGGCCTGGACGAGGCACGGCGGCTGCAAACCCAGCTCAAGTCCGGCAAGAAGTTCGCGGACCTGGCGCGCAGGTATTCGCTCAGCGCGGACGCCAAGGTGGGAGGCGACCTGGGGTTCTTCCCCCGGGGGCAGATGCCGCCCGCCTTCGACGAGGTGGTATTCAAGCTGGGGGTGGGGCAGGTTTCGGACGTGGTGTCCACCGAGTACGGCTTCCACCTGTTCCGCGTGCTGGAGCGCAAGCCGGCGCGCAAGCGGGAGTTCGCGGAAGTACGTGCGCTGGTGGAGGGCAAGCTGCTGGAGCAGAAGCGGTCGCAGGCGCAGGAGACGTTCGAACAGGAGCTGCGGCAGAAGGCGCAGGTCCAGGTGAACGAGGCCACGTTGCAGGCCATCCGCGGGCGTCCAGCGCCCCAGCAGGCGACGGCGGAGTGA
- the pdxA gene encoding 4-hydroxythreonine-4-phosphate dehydrogenase PdxA: MGLPLVGISLGDVSGIGPEVTAAALTKPSVRKVLVPIIFGDGPTLARFPALRRYARVEPSALGRVEGPTVVEVTRLAEKDRVPGKPSREGGRAQYAFVTAAIDAMRAGRVDALCTAPVSKEQISRAGIPFMGHTEVLAEAFGVDVMMLMDGPRVRVALATNHVPLADLPRLLTVDGLTAQLKLLSRGLEPVVGHKPRIAVLGLNPHAGEGGLLGREEVEVIGPAIRKARAARVDAHGPIPADGLFAKPDQVGARYDAVLAMYHDQGLIPAKALDFERTVNVTLGLPVPRTSPDHGTAYAIAGKGEASCVPMVEALLKAAQLAGARLAHQSTGRRARPGPLRPSRGR; the protein is encoded by the coding sequence GTGGGCCTTCCGCTCGTCGGAATCTCCCTGGGGGACGTGTCCGGCATCGGGCCGGAGGTGACGGCCGCGGCCCTGACGAAGCCCTCCGTGCGCAAGGTGCTCGTCCCCATCATCTTCGGGGACGGGCCCACGCTGGCGCGCTTCCCCGCCCTCCGCCGCTATGCCCGCGTGGAGCCCTCCGCCCTGGGCCGCGTGGAAGGCCCCACCGTGGTGGAGGTGACGCGGCTCGCGGAGAAGGACCGCGTGCCCGGAAAGCCCTCGCGCGAGGGCGGCCGCGCGCAGTACGCCTTCGTGACGGCGGCCATCGACGCGATGCGGGCCGGACGCGTGGACGCGCTGTGCACCGCGCCCGTGTCGAAGGAGCAGATTTCCCGCGCGGGCATCCCCTTCATGGGCCACACCGAGGTGCTGGCGGAGGCCTTCGGCGTGGACGTGATGATGTTGATGGATGGGCCTCGCGTGCGCGTGGCGCTCGCCACCAACCACGTTCCCCTGGCGGACCTGCCGCGCCTGCTCACCGTGGACGGGCTGACAGCGCAGCTCAAGCTGCTGTCGCGCGGCCTGGAGCCGGTGGTGGGCCACAAGCCGCGCATCGCCGTGCTGGGGCTCAACCCGCACGCGGGCGAAGGTGGACTGCTGGGACGCGAAGAGGTGGAGGTGATTGGCCCCGCCATCCGCAAGGCCCGCGCGGCCCGGGTGGACGCGCATGGGCCCATCCCCGCGGACGGGCTCTTCGCGAAGCCAGACCAGGTGGGCGCGCGCTACGACGCGGTGCTGGCCATGTACCACGACCAGGGGCTCATCCCGGCCAAGGCGCTGGACTTCGAGCGCACGGTGAACGTGACGCTGGGCCTGCCCGTGCCGCGCACGTCTCCCGACCACGGCACGGCCTACGCCATCGCCGGCAAGGGCGAGGCGAGCTGCGTGCCCATGGTGGAAGCGCTGCTCAAGGCCGCCCAGCTCGCGGGGGCCCGTCTTGCACACCAGTCAACCGGTCGACGTGCTCGGCCAGGTCCGCTCCGTCCTTCGCGGGGTCGATGA
- a CDS encoding CBS domain-containing protein, which translates to MWSSLIATVFPTDTLLAALRKMERHQVRLLGVVGEGGGLLGLVSEEHILAAWRGDPLAPVSGVMARAGAPGEARAGGRRLRLQGAQPHGAG; encoded by the coding sequence GTGTGGTCCTCCCTTATCGCCACCGTTTTTCCCACGGATACCCTTCTGGCGGCCCTTCGGAAGATGGAGCGGCACCAGGTGCGGTTGTTGGGCGTGGTGGGTGAGGGGGGAGGGTTGTTGGGGTTGGTCAGCGAGGAGCACATCCTCGCGGCTTGGAGGGGAGATCCGCTGGCGCCGGTGTCCGGCGTCATGGCGCGGGCGGGGGCTCCCGGAGAGGCGCGGGCGGGGGGGCGGCGGTTGCGGCTCCAGGGCGCCCAGCCTCACGGCGCTGGGTGA
- a CDS encoding alpha/beta fold hydrolase has protein sequence MADLFSRTMVRGKEGLLTLTFRPDELYRVPTDDGASIALGRYHARGEKRFAQPVILCHGLGANRFHMDFDEQYSLARYLARAGFETWVLELRGRGLAGDCPDFNFDDQAEHDVRTAVRTVLSTGAKEVLWVGHSKGGLMLYAHLAKTPQAPVRAAVTLGSPFTFAVQPGLRTFIQKVEPVLKLRVIPTSRVTSIALFGAPPGPMSRYMMLAENMETEVVRRALANVPADIAGGVGRQFARWITTNRFTSYNGEFDYRESLPRVTIPFLLLAGSKDLLAPPMAVARAKEYLGGPVKVLVAGKAHGFGADYGHADLVLGRRAPDEIFPLVEAFLSAHATQP, from the coding sequence ATGGCGGACCTCTTTTCGCGAACGATGGTGCGCGGGAAGGAGGGGCTGCTGACGCTCACCTTCCGCCCGGACGAGCTGTACCGGGTGCCCACGGACGACGGGGCCTCCATTGCCCTGGGCCGCTACCACGCCCGAGGCGAGAAGCGCTTCGCCCAGCCCGTCATCCTCTGCCACGGGCTGGGGGCCAACCGCTTCCACATGGACTTCGACGAGCAGTACAGCCTGGCCCGCTACCTTGCCCGCGCCGGCTTCGAGACCTGGGTGCTGGAGCTGCGGGGCCGGGGGCTGGCGGGCGACTGCCCGGATTTCAACTTCGACGACCAGGCCGAGCATGACGTGCGCACCGCGGTGCGTACCGTCTTGTCCACAGGTGCGAAGGAAGTGCTCTGGGTTGGTCATTCCAAGGGCGGGCTGATGCTCTACGCCCACCTGGCGAAGACGCCGCAGGCGCCCGTGCGGGCGGCCGTGACCCTGGGCAGCCCCTTCACCTTCGCGGTGCAGCCGGGCCTGCGCACCTTCATCCAGAAGGTGGAGCCGGTGCTGAAGCTGCGAGTCATCCCCACCAGCCGCGTCACCAGCATCGCCCTGTTCGGCGCGCCGCCGGGGCCCATGAGCCGCTACATGATGCTGGCGGAGAACATGGAGACGGAGGTGGTGCGGCGCGCGCTGGCCAACGTGCCCGCCGACATCGCCGGCGGCGTGGGGCGCCAGTTCGCGCGGTGGATCACCACCAACCGCTTCACGTCCTACAACGGCGAGTTCGACTACCGCGAGTCCCTGCCCCGGGTGACCATCCCCTTCCTGCTGCTGGCGGGCAGCAAGGACCTGCTGGCCCCGCCCATGGCGGTGGCGCGCGCCAAGGAGTACCTGGGCGGGCCGGTGAAGGTCCTCGTCGCCGGCAAGGCCCACGGCTTCGGGGCGGACTACGGGCACGCGGACCTGGTCCTGGGCCGCCGGGCCCCGGACGAAATCTTCCCCCTGGTGGAGGCGTTCCTCTCCGCACACGCGACGCAGCCGTAG
- a CDS encoding nuclear transport factor 2 family protein: protein MSTTSTDDTRTLTELEGHVMRAIQTKDLEAIKSLTTEDFIYRGADGAEMNRDAFVVGIAEIPGHITSVEAEKMKAHVFGDTGVLAGIQRSHLRMTDGSEVTDRVYFTDVWQRRDGKWLMVFAHSSPVPPNDVQTSETVSPQ from the coding sequence ATGAGCACGACGTCCACCGACGACACGCGCACGCTGACGGAGCTCGAAGGCCACGTCATGCGCGCCATCCAGACGAAGGACCTGGAGGCCATCAAGTCGCTCACGACCGAGGACTTCATCTATCGCGGCGCGGACGGCGCGGAGATGAACCGTGACGCGTTCGTCGTGGGCATCGCCGAAATCCCCGGTCACATCACGTCCGTCGAAGCCGAAAAAATGAAGGCCCACGTCTTCGGTGACACGGGCGTGCTGGCCGGCATCCAGCGCTCGCACCTGCGCATGACGGACGGCAGCGAGGTCACCGACAGGGTGTACTTCACCGACGTGTGGCAGCGCCGCGACGGAAAGTGGCTCATGGTGTTCGCGCACAGCAGCCCGGTTCCGCCGAACGACGTCCAGACCTCGGAAACCGTATCGCCGCAGTAA
- a CDS encoding PKD domain-containing protein, with amino-acid sequence MSHSYSKVFGALVLLGLGVSCRANHAPKVSTGPRPSPQVVAAGGVVSFVFEVEDPDGDSMTFQWQQLPAEPAGTFSDATARNPTWVAPEVSETTTFAIMVTVEDSEGDGIMAQGPGVIVHAAASQAP; translated from the coding sequence ATGTCTCACTCGTACTCGAAAGTGTTCGGGGCGCTGGTGCTGTTGGGGCTTGGTGTGTCCTGCCGGGCCAATCACGCTCCCAAGGTCTCCACGGGGCCTCGGCCTTCGCCGCAGGTCGTCGCGGCGGGAGGCGTGGTGTCCTTCGTCTTCGAGGTCGAAGACCCGGACGGGGATTCCATGACCTTCCAATGGCAGCAGCTCCCCGCGGAGCCCGCGGGCACCTTCAGCGACGCGACTGCGCGCAACCCCACGTGGGTGGCGCCCGAGGTGTCGGAGACGACGACCTTCGCCATCATGGTCACCGTGGAGGACAGCGAGGGCGATGGCATCATGGCCCAGGGGCCGGGCGTCATCGTCCATGCGGCGGCGTCCCAGGCGCCCTGA